In Fervidobacterium nodosum Rt17-B1, one genomic interval encodes:
- a CDS encoding S-layer homology domain-containing protein: MKKRSCLLLIKVIFVFFFSITSVFAATIKDLSPSASDYKAVNALVDMKILDVDSNGNFKPSLLITKLDLARYLYNLIDYYNLNNLSRLQTSLGDVVTSSDLKKLDSKISGLDSRISGVEKQIQSIQSSQNNLQDTVKNLQVNINEMAKKIDSLEKKISAPVSTPSIPSSYQETLTSLQKSVNDLKTQLSNNEKQLSTIKQQISVNESSIENLNKLIQKNTEKIDSLTSNISSLTNNVSKINNKLEIVDNILVNYSNEIQTIKNSIENINVNTKNTNNRIDSLEKLMLSINSSLDQRLKKVEEIINKGDEFLKKLDAVDAITVENAFNNIQLLTNRFDQIEQRFNKIEDYVNTLNVEQMKIMNEISKSKVEQEKINEIGSKLETLNDYQQKTNNEISKMQSNYDQLKNELNITRWIAIGSLLLSTVLFFIIITNQ, from the coding sequence GTGAAAAAGCGATCGTGTTTGTTGTTAATAAAAGTTATTTTTGTGTTTTTCTTTTCAATTACTTCGGTTTTTGCTGCTACAATAAAAGACCTTTCGCCATCTGCTTCCGATTACAAAGCAGTAAATGCATTAGTTGACATGAAAATATTAGACGTTGATTCAAATGGAAACTTTAAGCCCTCGCTTCTTATTACTAAGTTGGATCTTGCAAGGTATCTTTACAACCTTATTGATTATTACAACCTTAATAACTTATCAAGATTACAAACAAGTTTAGGTGATGTCGTAACATCAAGTGATTTAAAAAAATTGGATAGTAAAATCTCAGGTTTGGACAGCAGGATTTCCGGTGTTGAGAAACAAATTCAATCGATTCAAAGTAGTCAAAATAATCTTCAAGATACGGTTAAGAACCTTCAGGTAAATATAAATGAAATGGCAAAAAAGATAGATTCTTTAGAAAAAAAGATTTCCGCTCCAGTTTCAACTCCTTCAATACCATCATCTTACCAAGAAACGTTAACAAGCTTGCAGAAAAGTGTGAATGATTTAAAAACTCAGCTATCAAATAATGAAAAACAACTCTCAACTATAAAGCAGCAAATATCAGTAAATGAGTCTAGTATTGAGAATTTGAATAAATTAATCCAAAAAAATACCGAAAAAATAGATAGTCTAACTAGTAATATATCCAGTTTAACTAATAATGTATCAAAAATAAATAATAAACTTGAAATTGTAGACAATATTTTAGTTAATTACTCGAATGAGATTCAAACTATTAAAAATAGTATAGAAAACATTAATGTTAATACGAAAAATACCAATAACAGAATAGACTCTCTTGAAAAACTAATGCTTTCTATTAATTCATCGTTAGATCAAAGATTGAAAAAAGTCGAAGAAATAATAAATAAAGGTGATGAATTTCTAAAAAAATTGGATGCGGTGGATGCTATTACTGTGGAGAATGCTTTTAATAATATCCAACTTTTAACAAACAGATTTGACCAGATAGAACAGAGATTTAATAAAATTGAAGACTATGTTAATACGTTAAATGTAGAGCAAATGAAAATTATGAACGAAATTTCAAAGTCCAAAGTAGAGCAAGAAAAAATAAATGAAATAGGTTCTAAATTAGAGACTTTAAATGATTATCAGCAAAAAACAAATAACGAGATTTCGAAAATGCAATCAAACTACGACCAACT